The DNA region ATGGACTTAGCTTTATCACTTGAAAATATAGCCTGGATGAACCTCCTTCCATCCATGTTAAAGACCTATAAGGTGACATACAATGTCCTTACAAAAAGCACAGTACTCCAGTTACAGGAAATTTAATACTGTGAAGTGCCTAGGCAATGTATATCTGCCTTAATGCCACATAAATGGGTAACAAATGAAAACCAGAGAACTTGTGAAAGAAGCTCAAGTCAGGATTCATTGTGCAAATATGATATTCATCGTTTTTAACTTTATCAACCTGAGATGACTGGCCAAGAAAACTCCAAGAAGATCTTGGATGAATGAATCTTTTCTTAGTCATGCTTACTAAGAATAGATGCTAAACAATCATTTGAGTAGTCTTGTACAATACTCCATGTTATGCTTATCAACAATCTGAGAGGAATTATTCTCATCAGCCCAAGCTATCTTGATTATTTGCAttccacaaaaaaaatcatttttcccCTATCACAGCCAAATTAGAAGATCCTGTGCTTGTCTTTAGTCTTCCAActatttgagagaaaaaaaagtaccacAAAATACTACTATGGCAATGACTAAGTCATACCTTAATTTTCTTCTCAAGTTTGTTGAACACACAATTTCTTTCTAGATATTCAACTGCTATTGGGTTTAGATCATTAGCATAAACACGTTTTACTATCCTTGCAGCCAATATAGCAATTGGACCAACCCCAGAGAAAACATCGCCTGTCAATTGCATAAAAGACAACCATACACATATAAGCATCACAGTTTTTATAACATCATGAGAGAGTTTTGACCACAAtgggagaataaaaaaaagtaggtgatcACATAATATAACACATAAAAGGTAGCTATAGCACACTCTCATTTTAGCTTCATGAAACTATTTTCACATCATTTCCTAGAGTAATAATGTACAGAGTAATGAGATTCAAATATCTATGATCCCTGCCAAGGTTTTAGCAAGACTTGAAGACAATGGCACACCGCAAGTTATGACCAGTACTCCAGtgtaaaactcaaaaaaaaaaaaaaaaaggtgaaacgattatgattttttttaaaagatgcttcttttttattctataaCAGTAATAGCAATACGCACTGAACTCCTTTTTCACGATataggactttttttttcattcttttatttttttattttttccctttttggttttcttcctCCTATTTGAGAAAGCATATAACTGTTAAAGCTTATGGGAATTCTCCTCCTAATTCTGCTTTTATGGCTATACATGACAATGACAAACACAAGAAATGAGAAATAACCAACTGTAAGCAAAATCCACAAGCAGAAACATGACAGTCGTTTTAGAAGGCTCAGATAGTAGATATCAATCTGCAGGAATATTATCTCAGTTAAGGCCAAAGCAAACATACAAACAACATCACGGTATGTAAAGCCATTCAGAAGCCTTTGTCTTTCTGTTGCAAGCCTTGAATTCCAATACCTgcataaaagaagaaaccatCCAGAAGTCACTATCATCCAATCACTgccaaaattaattttcatttctCTAAATCCATATAATAAACTTCTGCAGAGTTTCTTGTAAGTTTGACTCAAGGTCAATGGTGCCGAGATTGAACAGTTTATCTGACTATATGCCCATATTAATTTGTGTTCAATAAAATGGCATGAGCCAGAAAGATTTAATGCAGACTTCCATCCaagcttctttcttttttttcaattggtaagttacacatgcagcCAGTGGGTTTGGCCACTGACTTCCATCCATGCTATTCAGgcaacttttaaaataaaaggtgaAGATGGATTTTATAGGTTCATATTAACAGATACATGTTAATGCATAAATAACTCAATCCAAGAGGTCCATAGAAGGCTGCAACAAGTTACAGTTACAGCATGTACGTTTAGGCCTCATTGGCTCTAGATAAATACAGCTAACAAACCAATTTTAGCTAGAAGAAGTTTTTGCCATATTTTACAATCACAAAATGTGCATCAGAATTTATGAAAGATTTGAAGATGTCCAGAACAGAATTCTAAGGAAAACAATCAGATGTATAACTCAATGAGTCAACCAGATATGGCAGATTTGAGATGCATACTTACTTCACTAGCACATAGCATTTGTTTTGTATAAATGGCATGATATTGGCAAGCATTCATGAACTTCAATGGAATTATCAATAAGTTTGCAATCTAAGGGAAACATACACTGTTGCTAAATCAACATGAAATCGCATTCCATTCTCAACTACTGTTGTCACAAGGGAATGGTTTCCAGCCAAGACCTCCAACTGCATTGTTCTGTAGTCATTATGGATTGCATCAATCTTATTGACTACTGTTTGTATCTTTGGCTTATTCTTGTCCAGGACAACCTGAAAAGAAGAACAGCCTTCTTCTGTAAAGGGGCAGTAAATTCACTtatctaatttatatatatatatagatgcaAAGTCACTTTTGTATTCTACAGTGCAGTGacaaaatggtaaaaaataaattccaaaaaaagtACCTTTGCTATGAGATTCTTGTATGGTAAATGTTCTTCCCTCAGGTTCAGGTGAGCAATATGCCCAACAGTTTCAAACGCCGATGGAACAATTATACCCTTTGGTAGCAACACCTCCAAGATCTGCAAGAACAAATAGTACCTCATAAATCCATTGATTCTGTGAACTTTCAGCAATTTCAGTGTGGAAAATCACTACAATATATGGGTACTAATACCTAATTATTAATGACCTATTGCTCCAAATGAGAGAGAGCTTAAAAAAGATATAGAAGAGCCATCTATCCAGATGTCTTTGAAGGCTCTACTCTCAAGAGAAGTCTGTTATACAATGTTTATGGGTCTACTATGAAATGGGGAGGAATGCCATCCTGCATTCTGgtgcaataaaattttcaagtgcCCATCAGAAATATAATGGAattgttaatttaaaataatatttgtgtACTTTCATTTCCAACAAATCGGTGGAGTAACAATTATCACTGAACACTTTAGATAAATGAAGGGGTGTATCTATCCTCCACCTATCATCTCATACATCAAAGAAAAacgtaaagtttcaatttcttGGTTGTCAAATGCTTCATATCTAGAAAATCCAGAACAACACAGTTGACTTAAAGATTTCACCTAGCATAGTTAATGAATGTCGTCCTTTACCTCATCCATCTGCCAGTAATCATAAAACAATGTCAGCCTGCATCTAACAAGCTCAAAAGTTGATTTTGTACTTTGCCCTGTATCTTCTTTCAACACAACCTGATAAATAGTATGAGAATATTAAATTAATAGGGAGGAAAAAGCAGTTTACTTACCTaatgaatattataaataacATGTTCACCCAAtaaggtaatatatatatatatatatatatatatatatatataagcaggACATTGATTCTcgttataaatttaaaattaaaaaataactaaaaaggaagaagaagaagaaagaaagaaagaaagaagcaacAAGCTATATGAAAGAAAGGGACTACCGTCTCCATACCTAAGACTAAGATAAGTTTGGAACTTGAAAGTAATACTTCCGATTGGACACAACAGCTAATTTGAAGGAGAGGTAGGTATGACATAATGTTAGCCTCAATAGCTAAGCTGATTCAATCATTAAGAAGTGACCATGTTATGGAAACTTGACAGGTTAAACTAGGCAGATATCACATTAATGGTGATTTTAGCAAAGAAAGGTGACAAGTAACTTCTATCATAGCGACACTCTGTAAACCTAACAAGTAAACCTTGGTGCATATCCCAGTAATGTTATGAACAAACTGAAACATTGTTGGCAATAAAATAGAAGTGCACCAAAAAGCCGCATGTGCTGCATGCCATGCATTGATAGAAATGTCAACTTCCACAATTACaagttataacaaaaataatgacACAATATAGAAGACTCACTAGGACAGGAATAAGCGATTCAGTGTATGCACCAATTCTCTAGAGCTCACCAAACAGAAATGGATATATGATGTGCCAAAGCCTACATAGATAGCTCTCCCTCAGGCAATAAAAGAGGAGTGGGGGCAGGGGGGAGTCAAATGATCTTTTTTTTAAGCGAAGAACAGTCAGAGAGAAGATTTAGCTTGATAATAGAAAGTATCTAAAACTCATTCTAATCAACAACTTCTCAACTCTCATGGTGGGTTTTCCCTTCTCCTTGTTCTCCACATAAAGTTCCTTTTCTCATAATTCTTGTGTATGCAGTCCCTCCACTATTGATATAAACTATATCAAGTGACATCAAATTACACAAGAAGCAATAAAGAAGAAACCACCAATTTGAGCAATTTTATCCTTTCTACAACATCGCATTCAAATTCAATTACGCCTGGTAtcattgtgaaaatgttttaaGCACATCAAAAATCAGTTATGTATCAAACCAAATAAAGCAATTTGCAACTAATGACATAACAGAGGCTATATATATAAGTTCATCGAAACCGCAAAAACTTTCAAAAGAAAATCCCAATGAACTCACAGAGTATCAACAAAAAGCCACCTTGATTGCCTCAGGCAACTCCTCGGCCTTCCTCGCCGCGTACCTCTCATCCAAAAGCAACAACCTCGTCGGACCACTCCACTTCCGCCTCGTTCCCTTAAACTCATCACCCAACAAACCCTTCAAATCCCCCTCtccttcctcctcctcctcctcctcctccacaacCTCCACCAAAGCAATCTCATTCTTCCCAATTCCCTTATTGCCCTCACTCCTCTCCTCCTCTTTCAcatccttcttcttccttttcggCCGCGAAATCTTCGCTAAGTTCCTAAATTTGATAAATCCTCGGGCGTTAAACTCCCTGGCAAGCTTGTCCCTGTACAGCACCGGGCTCGAAACGTCGCCGTCTCCCTCGGCTTTACCGTGAATTCTTCGCTCCAGCGAAACGAGATCTTCTTGTTGAGTTGTGGAACCTAATAGGGGTAGGAGGTTGGGGTCGACGTCGTCGTTTGGGACTCGGGCAATGTTGCGAATGCGAGGCCAGTTCAAGAGGTGGCCACGGAGGCGGCTTTCGAGGGCAAAACAGTCTTTTACAGAGACGCGAAGTGCTGTAAGGTCGAATACTCGAGTGAAGCTTTGTTCGTCGAACATTAAGTCGCTTTGctcttcttgttgttgttgttgttgttggggaTTTTGGGATTGGGAAGATGGTTTGATTCCTTTGTGGAGGGAAGGTCCGTAGtgaatttgggtttgggtttgagtgGTGAAGCAGATGAGAGAAATGGTAaggggttttgggtttttggggaAGAGGAATTTTGGGGGGAAAGTGATGAGAGGAATAGAGTGGGGTCTGAGGAAGAGCTTCGTCGCCATGTTGGGTGCGGCGCAgtgctggtggtggtggtggattggGTTTGCCCGGGAAAAGGGATAAGGGGGTTAA from Castanea sativa cultivar Marrone di Chiusa Pesio chromosome 6, ASM4071231v1 includes:
- the LOC142638566 gene encoding tRNA (guanine(37)-N(1))-methyltransferase 1 codes for the protein MATKLFLRPHSIPLITFPPKFLFPKNPKPLTISLICFTTQTQTQIHYGPSLHKGIKPSSQSQNPQQQQQQQEEQSDLMFDEQSFTRVFDLTALRVSVKDCFALESRLRGHLLNWPRIRNIARVPNDDVDPNLLPLLGSTTQQEDLVSLERRIHGKAEGDGDVSSPVLYRDKLAREFNARGFIKFRNLAKISRPKRKKKDVKEEERSEGNKGIGKNEIALVEVVEEEEEEEEGEGDLKGLLGDEFKGTRRKWSGPTRLLLLDERYAARKAEELPEAIKVVLKEDTGQSTKSTFELVRCRLTLFYDYWQMDEILEVLLPKGIIVPSAFETVGHIAHLNLREEHLPYKNLIAKVVLDKNKPKIQTVVNKIDAIHNDYRTMQLEVLAGNHSLVTTVVENGMRFHVDLATVYWNSRLATERQRLLNGFTYRDVVCDVFSGVGPIAILAARIVKRVYANDLNPIAVEYLERNCVFNKLEKKIKVFNMDGRRFIQAIFSSDKAKSITQVVMNLPNDAAEYLDAFRGIYTDRPKNEDFTFPMIHVYGFSKARDPEFDFHERIRIALSEVEVNVEMRRVRLVAPGKWMLCASFVLPESVAFADTTRLDM